The segment TGATAGGGGGAGTAGCTTCTCATTTCTTAAACAACAACGTCGGAAGACATTTCCCTCGGTCGTGGGAAGGATGCTAATCTGTTTCAGAAGGGTCAAATTATTGGCCTGCatcaagcaaagaaaacaactgaGGAAATTTTCTAGGGAGCATAAAGATTAGACTCTGGAAGAAGGTCATGTGGTGGAATGAGTCCAGATTTACCCTGTTCCAGGGCGATGGGTGTATCAGGGTAAGAAGAGAGGTGGATGAAGTGGTGCACTCATCATGCCTAGTGCCTACTGTTAAAGTCTGTGGGGGTAGTGTTATGAGCTGGGGTTGCTGCAGTTGGTCAGATCTAGGTTCAGCAACGTTATGCGCACAAAGAATGAGGTCAGCTGACTACCTGAATACTGAATGACCAGGTGGCACAGGCATATTCCACGATGACAATGCCAGGATTGATTGGACTCACATTGTGAATGAGTGGTTCAGGGAGCATGAGACATCATTTTTATACCATCATTGATACAAGGTCTTGGtaaaaaatgaatgcaactgtggatggaaataaatgttgtaACGTTGCAGAAGTTAATCGAAATGATGCCACAGCGGATGCGTGCAGTTCTCAAAGCTAAAGGTGGGCCAACGAAACATTAGAGTGTAGGACTTGTTTTTGGACAGGCAGTGTGTAACACTGGCAGTGTCTTATTTctcataaaaatgtattttcccaACATCATGAGATGATTCACTTTTGACTTCAGATAACTTCTCCTATAGCCTCAATTTGCCTCCAAATGAAATCCCTGTTAGCTCACTGCCAGGATTTTAAAAACTCATGCATGCACCGTTAAGACGTCTGTATCTCCCTccaaaatgactgaaaaattgtaaaataaaccttagAAATGTTTGTATTCATATACTGCAGTATTCATTCCATAACAAATAGATTTCCAAAAGTGCTTCAACAGCGTCACACAACTCAACCAAACCTGCACACTGGacatgttcacccatgcataaCTTTAAGTTATACACGTATTGATGTTGATGGATGTGATAGTGAGTGTGGTTACCATGTTGACCCAGAGATTCCTCCCAGGTAGAGCATCGAGTCCAACAGACTGTCTTTTTCCATCTGATAGAGGGAACCCAACACACCCACGGCAGCTCTCTGACCCCCACCAGAAGCCAGCAGAGCGATGTTTGGAACAGAGTCCTAGTGGGACAATTTATAAAGAGGTGATTCAATTCAGCTGAAATTTCACTCTAATATTTTTGGGTTTCATTCAAAACTTAGGTTTTTAATGAGAATGTCACTTATGTGACTTGTCCCACTGTTGTAAAGCTGTTTTACAAACAAAGATACCACTCGGCTCTCTGGACCCAAGAACAAATCAATTTTCTGGGAGATCAAGATTATTTCTTCCACATTTTGGCCTCAAACTATGTTTTTACAGGCAAGAACAGGACCTTTGACACTCCTCTGAAACTGTCATGTGGGTTCAATACCTTGCCCAAGGCCTTACCTAAAAAATGCAttcaaacttgttttaatgtgtccTTTGCCTTTTTGATGAGCCCCAATTTAATATCAGTGTATGGGATAACACACAACAATGTTTGAATCCAAACAATCCACCTCGAGGTTATCAAAAGATGgttataaaagaaacaaatattaaaagagGTTCACGTTTATCTGCGGCAAATCTATCCCATGGCGTTCCACAGGGTTCAGCCCTTGGTCCTGCTCTTTTTTCCGTTTACAGTATATGCTCCACCTCGGCAAACGGCGACATAAATATATGCCTGCTATCATTACTATGCCGATGACACGCAACTTTACATCCCAATGAAACTAATGAACAATCAAAAATCATACATTAAGATTCTTTTAATAACTTTTAAAGCAAAACATGGACTCTCCCCACTCTATGTTGCTGTGCTTTTATGAACCTGGACGCAGTCTGAgacctctggcagtgctctgctggctGTTCCAAGGTcctgactgaaaaccaaaggggacagggcttttTCAGTCAGGAACTCCTAAActttggaacagcctgccagaggagaccAGACTTGCAGTCAATcccttgttttatttcattactcaaaacacatttttacaggaaagtttttgttgtgtgatttcatttaattttaactctgaTTTTATGGGTCTGTTATTTAAGTCTGTatgctttaaaacattttatcgCTTCATTTTGTTAACATTTCTACTCGTTTTTATTGcccattgtgaagcactttgttacctgtattgaaaaatgccatataaataaagtactattattattcacaaaaacacagagcaagGGCGTAGTTACAGCGGTCCTCTTCTTTCCATCTTACCTCCGCACATTTGACTCCCAGTCCATTGAGAGACTCCAGAAcgatttttttcctcttgtgaaCATACTCCTGTTCACCAGCACACATACACTCAGACTTACGGACGGATTTCTGAAACACATAAGTTTGACATTTGAACCAACATCTTCTTTGTAGTTTCAGAGCCAGTGGTGGCCGGTTTTGGACCTATTGTAACCCTTGATtctctccactggcttcctgagCATTTTAACGCATCACATCATCAAATGTTGACACCATATGAGCCCTATCGCAGCTTTACATCCTCATGTGGGGCACCTACAGTCATTCTAAAGTCGAGGCTTAAATTGGAAGGGATCATGCTTTCTCTacctcttcttaaaactcctttacagacttgcttttatgtgattacaactttttaattgcatttatttaacttaattaatttgatttaatttatttgttttatgacgtatctatttgtttttgcctgtttcatttattattttaacgcTCTTAATCTCTTTATTTGTTCGCAAGACCTTCTCTGATCCCTTCTATCGGCATGACGTCCTTAcgtttttaattctattttgttattcattcatttcatttaatgtaCTGATCTAATTTATCTCATTGCTCCACACCCTTTTACCTGTTttaattttctctgatgtgattttATTCACCTTTAATGCTCTTTACCTCTATACTAATAAGGATTTAATGATCTACTGTTGcatctttttaatcttttattttgcatgtatcttttttaatcttttattttgtttttccatgGTTAAAATGTCTTGTCTGTTaggtttatttattatcttcCTCCTAAGTTTCTGCCATGCTTTGTCCGTCAAATCACTTTGCAAAAAATTTTTTAAGTGTTAtctaaataaaagttattattctttttttttaaatttaattattattttcatagaACAACTGAGAAGAAATACTAGAGAGGATCATGCACATCATGACACTAAGTCAATATCATGCCTAACTCACCTCAGATGCAGCCGTCTCTCCCTCCATGTTGATTTCTTGTGCCAGAGCTCCAAAAATCGCAATCTTAAATATAGTCACCTTGAAACCTGTTTGTCAACTAAGGCACGCCTTGACCTAAACTCTGAAGTTGGCGactgatcagatcagatcaaatGGTCCCTCCCTGAGGGACAAGTGATGGGGTAACAGATAACAACATACAATAACCCACTAACAGATAACAGCCTACTAACAATAAATAACAACGCAATAACAGAtaaaccacctccagctcaacgcaggaaagaccaaagaccaaagagctggtggtggacTTCAGAAGACGCAAGTCCCCTCCTCccatatatatagatatatatattatatactgtatgtgtatatatatatatatatatacatgtatgtatgtaatgtatgtatgtatgtagtatgtatgtagtatgtatatatatatgtgtgtgtgtgattttaagatatgcttatttttgcctctttaattttaattttaattgctaatgaatgtttaataattgttactttataggctcttgtttgctttatatatttattttgcactgtctactctgttactgtaacactttccccgttgtgggatgagaaaaggaattttcttatctcttatcttataacAACATACAACAACCTACTAACattataacaaaaataacagcCTACTAACAGATAACAAATAACCTAATACAGATAACAAATAACAGCCTACAAACAGATAACAAATAACAGTCTACAAACAGATAACAAATAACAGTCTACAAACAGATAACAAATAACAGTCTACAAACAGATAACAAATAACAGCCTACTAAcagaaaataacataacagtctTCTAAGAGATATCATCAAATAACAGCCTTCTAACAGATATCATAAAATAATAGCCTAACAACAGCTGCCTCTGGATTCCTGATCTCACACATATAGATTATTTCAGCTGTCGAGGACCAGATTTCAAATTCAAaccagatggaaaaaaaacaagaatcagAGTTTCCGAAGACAGATAACGGGCAATAGAGAGATGtctaatgtatttatattaatcatATCGATAATAATTAGATTAAATATCAAAACCTAAAATTGAATTCATTTTAGGCCTAGATGCAATCTGGGTGGAGAAGCAGCTGTAATTCAATATAAAAAGAGGAATAAGGAGGTGTAAGAGCACGTCCACGATGGGTGGGGTTGCCAATGTGAGGCTTGATAAGGTCATGAAGTTACACAACAGAAtgggaaggaaaaaaagggaagcCCCCGTAAGCAGTTATCTGGAAAGGATCAAACATCCAGCCGTTGAATCTCTGTTGAAGCGTGAGAGAGATAACACTTAACGAGTTACATGGAAATCAAACCATTTCTCTGTAAGAGGGGGAAAATGGAGTGAGTCATGGTTTTCTGAAGAAAAAACATTCCTGACAGGTTGGTTCACACAAGTTATTATTGGTCTGTATCCAAAACAATCCATCTAAGGGGGATTAAAAgctgtgagaaaataaaaggacaGATTTTTCTTCTTGCAAAATGACTTTATTGATTGCCGTTAATCAAATGTCATCATCTTTCTCTTCACTACATGGCAGTTACTTTGTGACTTGacactgtctctgtctttccagGTCATTGTTTATGATTCTCGCACAAACTGTTGTAACCATCTCACATTTGAATTACACTGTTTTTCATCCTGTGTATGTTTTTAGTAACCTGGTACAATTTTATCTgcgcaataacttaccttactatCTATTCATAAGCTAGaagtacatagtgtgtatacatctgtaatatttgctatattctatttcattttttcctttatcattattattataatatttcaACTATGTAAGTACAACTGTTGTATTACCCtctcccgtgttgtaagctacTGGAACAAATAATTTCCCCCTTGGCACCTTTAAAAGACACGCCATGTTTGTGGAAAGTATGCTTTATAGAGGCTTGCGTGTCTAAAAGGGGATGAATGAGGAAAGGAGATTGAGTTACTGGCTTtgaaagagggggaaaaggaAGGTGAGAGTCCAAAGAACTATCATGCAAATTTTCTCTATCCTTGTTTCAATCTTTCAGCCAAATGAGGAAATACAAGTCATGCAGAGCTCAGATAACGGTCAGAAACAATGTGCTATTCAGTGTTATGTATCAAGGGGGAGTTATAATGCTTTACTTCTCAAAtttcttttgcatgtttttttaatgcctcACCACGGAGCAACTGACGCGCATCATCCTGGTTTCACACACAGGATAGTGTTGGGAGGTCGCTCCTACCTGAAGATGGAGTTTACATGttagggagaagaagaagcagttgATTTCGTGGTCAAAATAAtcatatttattaaaaatatgagttcagATAAAGGGTAAGACAGTCCTCTCTACTGTTAAGTATCTGCAGCAGGACGGTACAGACAAACATGGCTCCACGGTCTTAATGTTCTTCCACTCTCTTCAAAAAACTGTAAATCATGTAGCTGTGTGTTGGTAACTTAGCTGTAGTACTCAAGTGTTCTTGAGTTATGAGTTATGAACAGCTTGTGCGCCCAAACGATTGACAAACTATTTTCAGAATCTGTCTTTTCCTTCCACTTTATTTCATGACTGGGGAAATTTAGATCaacctgaaaatgtgttttaaaaacctcCAACAAACATGAGATTCACATTCCATGAAAACAAGTCTCTACTGTCAGATCTTTGCATAAGATCCCTGCAGGTGTGGACTCTGCAGAGTCTTGTTTGAGTTGCTTtgagggagaggaaagaagCCAGTAAGACAAAAGATGAACACGCCACAGAGGTTTTTGGCTTCAGGAAATCCAGTGAGCTGCGCCACGGTGCGTTCATGGCTCAGGTTTGTATGAGGAGGGGGGGTTTGTGCCTGGGGAGGTGTTCTCTGGAGCTGTGGACTCAGGCTGCGGGGTGGGACTGGCTGTAGATGCTGGCTCTTCTGAACCAGCTCAGGTTCGTCCTGGCCGGCCTGAGGTGGATGGACTAGGACGCGATCAATGATGCCAAAGTCCTGCGCCTCCATGGGGCTCATGTAGCGATCCCTCTCCATCACGCCCTCTACAGGGAAGAGAAAGGAGCATCCATTCAATACTGACACCTTACAGTACCATGAGCACGTTTTACATATGTCTACACAgcagtttatcaatgaacacctCCTGATGCACTTCTCCACAGCTCAGCAATACTCCCTGTTCTTAACTTGTACACTTTGTTGAACATTAAAGCAGAAATAGTTTgctaaaaatctcaaaatgtgcCTTCATGAGTACTTTTCATTTCAGTGGAGTTATTTCAAAGTTTAACAAAAGGTggcagaagaagcagaaaatgCAAACAGACATTTTATTCCCTGTATCAAGTTGTTTTGGCCAACATACTGAAACTAAATGTGTGAAGTGAGAGATTTTCTCTgtaggcagcagcagcagtgacttGTTAAACCTACCGATGGTTGCCAGAGGCTGCCCCGTGTGTTTGGCGTAGATGGTGTTGATCTGTCTCTTCAGCTTCAGGATCTCTTCAGCCTGGATGGCGATGTCTGTGGCCTGaccctgcacacacagaaacacagttttTACTTTATACTAAAGCCTTCTGGAAACCCCTCTTTGTCAGGTTATTAAAAacaagagaggagacagagccttaataaaaaaaaaattaaaaaaaattgtttaataaaaaaacaaagtatgacAAAATTAAGAGACAATAATTCAGAATTCCAATTCTTAACACATAATTACAAATTAATCTCACAATTTGAATGTTTCACTCATAACTgtgactttttatttcacaattatatccttttataatttaattaaaattacTTACtctatcatttcatttttatctcaTGATTTGgtcttttaatctcataattttaatttatctcaaattttgatttttaatctcataatttaaACTTTCAATCTCATAATTTAAACTTTCAATCTCATAATTTAAACTTTCAATCTCATAATTTAAACTTTCAATCTCATAATTTGGAGTTTAAATCTCAAAATTTTCAATTTTAGTATCATAATTTCTATTTTTGAACTCGTGATTTTGACGCTATCTCATGATTTATACCTTTaatcttttaatttggagttttAATCTCAATTTCAACTTTTAGTCTCctaatttaaacttttaaactcattattttgacttttaatctcaaaatttagatttttaaactcattattttggcttttaatctcataatttagatttttttaacccatcattttgacttttaatctcataattttgatttttgatcTCACAATTTAGACATTCTCATGATTTAGACTTAATCTCATTATTTAGACATTTTATGTCATAAATTTGACCTTTTAACCTAACTATTTGGACTATGAATCTCATAATTTTTAAATTGAATCTCATAATTTCAATAATAATTTCAACAATATATAATTTTTCATCACAATCAAATCTCCTTTTTTTCATTAGTGTGGTGGAAAGTCTTTCACACTTCCCCTCTAAATGTCAGACCTTGTATTACTACCAGCCTACTGATTTCAGATCTGTATTAATGGACCCCCCGGTGAGTAGACCCCCTACCCTGGCTCCTCCTGATGGCTGGTGAACCATGATGCGGGCATTGGGCAGTGAATGCCTCATGCCCGACGTTCCTGCTGCCAGGAGCAGACTGCCCA is part of the Notolabrus celidotus isolate fNotCel1 chromosome 20, fNotCel1.pri, whole genome shotgun sequence genome and harbors:
- the clpp gene encoding LOW QUALITY PROTEIN: ATP-dependent Clp protease proteolytic subunit, mitochondrial (The sequence of the model RefSeq protein was modified relative to this genomic sequence to represent the inferred CDS: inserted 1 base in 1 codon) produces the protein MLLRRVLQIGGLTLKHSRSIHHSPVWRSPLIPIVVEQTGRGERAYDIYSRLLRERIICVMGPIDDSVASLVIAQLLFLQSESNNKPIHMYINSPGGVVTAGLAIYDTMQYILNPISTWCVGQAASMGSLLLAAGTSGMRHSLPNARIMVHQPSGGARGQATDIAIQAEEILKLKRQINTIYAKHTGQPLATIEGVMERDRYMSPMEAQDFGIIDRVLVHPPQAGQDEPELVQXEPASTASPTPQPESTAPENTSPGTNPPSSYKPEP